A single window of Triplophysa rosa linkage group LG2, Trosa_1v2, whole genome shotgun sequence DNA harbors:
- the LOC130563815 gene encoding leukotriene B4 receptor 1-like: protein MICHQTKVHFLRLYFLSLSHSTHLKLHIHISNCEMTMENLNVSNSSVYTSVGVLTTSTVLGVCCALGVPGNVAVLVMLVQHLKEGSFTPKLMMSLAVSDLLSLIFLPVWIYALLNGWSFGQGLCKFFSYVVYWSLYSSVFCMTLMSVQRYLQVLYPQRWAKLGRRGENGLICGIWTLSGILGSHALIYRMADQIKKKMHCYPAYKNHQEKNAIILMETVVLFLVPFICLVCFYLRLHKRISQSSSFNSHRLTKLSVRIVVTFFIFSTPFA, encoded by the exons ATGATTTGCCACCAGACCAAGGTTCACTTCCTGAGACTATACTTCCTCAGCCTTTCTCACTCAACACACCTCAAGCTTCACATTCACATCAGCAACTGCGAGATGACAATGGAGAACCTGAACGTTTCCAACAGTTCTGTCTATACTTCAGTGGGTGTGCTAACCACCAGTACTGTTCTGGGAGTCTGCTGTGCGCTGGGTGTGCCAGGTAATGTGGCAGTGCTGGTAATGCTCGTGCAACATTTAAAGGAGGGAAGCTTCACTCCAAAATTGATGATGAGTCTGGCTGTCTCTGATCTGCTGAGTCTGATCTTTCTGCCTGTGTGGATCTATGCTCTCCTGAATGGCTGGAGTTTTGGCCAAGGTCTGTGCAAGTTTTTCTCCTACGTTGTGTACTGGAGTCTGTACAGCAGCGTGTTTTGCATGACCCTGATGAGTGTCCAGAGGTACCTACAGGTTCTGTATCCGCAGCGGTGGGCTAAACTTGGAAGACGTGGTGAAAATGGACTCATTTGTGGGATTTGGACATTAAGTGGCATTTTGGGCTCTCATGCTCTCATTTATCGAATGGCTGATCAGATTAAAAAGAAGATGCACTGTTATCCAGCCTATAAGaatcatcaagaaaaaaatgcTATCATACTTATGGAGACTGTTGTGCTGTTTCTTGTACCTTTTATATGCCTTGTCTGCTTCTACCTTCGACTCCATAAAAGGATAAGTCAGTCGTCTTCTTTCAACAGTCACAGGTTGACAAAACTGTCAGTGAGAATTGTTGTGACGTTCTTTATATTCAGCACTCCCT TTGCGTGA